One genomic window of Camelina sativa cultivar DH55 chromosome 5, Cs, whole genome shotgun sequence includes the following:
- the LOC104786945 gene encoding uncharacterized protein LOC104786945 produces MRDLVSCFSENSINVTHPLSLSLSSSSSSSCSKYTTNNVCISPSLIPSTQTTITSIYRITLSKHHLIIKVTWCNPHNNNGLSISVSSADQNPSTPLKLNTSSRFFRKKKGNKSVDSDLGRIEVFWDLSSAKYNSNLCGPEPINGFYVIVLVDAQLGLLLGDTSEETLRKKGFSGDIGFDFSLVSRQEHFTGNNTFYSTKARFVETGDSHEIVIRCNKETEGLKQSVHHHHHHQYPVLSVCIDKKTVIKVKRLQWNFRGNQTIFVDGLLVDLMWDVHDWFFSNPGGGGGPCGGGRAVFMFRTRNGLDSSRLWLEEKMVKKDDEQDKLDFSLLIYACKT; encoded by the coding sequence ATGAGAGATTTGGTGTCATGTTTTAGCGAGAACTCTATAAACGTGACACATCCATTATCactatcattatcatcatcgtcatcatcatcttgttcaAAGTACACTACCAACAACGTATGTATCTCACCATCTCTCATACCATCAACACAAACCACCATTACAAGCATCTACAGAATCACTCTATCGAAGCACCATCTCATCATCAAGGTCACATGGTGCAATCCACACAACAACAATGGTCTAAGCATCTCTGTTTCCTCCGCGGACCAAAACCCTTCGACGCCTCTCAAACTCAACACTTCTTCTCGTTTCTTCCGTAAGAAGAAAGGTAACAAATCAGTCGACTCCGATCTCGGTAGAATCGAGGTTTTTTGGGATCTTTCTTCCGCTAAATACAATTCTAACTTGTGTGGTCCTGAGCCCATCAATGGTTTCTACGTTATCGTCCTCGTTGATGCTCAATTGGGTCTTCTTCTTGGTGACACATCCGAAGAGACTCTCCGTAAAAAGGGCTTCTCCGGCGATATCGGTTTCGATTTCTCTCTTGTTTCACGGCAAGAACACTTCACCGGGAACAACACTTTCTACTCCACGAAAGCTAGATtcgttgagacaggagattcgcACGAAATCGTCATCAGATGTAATAAAGAAACAGAGGGTCTGAAACAGAgcgttcatcatcatcatcatcatcaataccCTGTTCTCTCTGTTTGTATCGATAAGAAGACGGTGATTAAAGTGAAGAGGCTTCAATGGAACTTTAGAGGGAATCAGACGATATTTGTTGATGGGTTGCTTGTGGATCTGATGTGGGATGTTCATGATTGGTTCTTTAGTAAtccaggaggaggaggaggaccttGTGGTGGTGGAAGAGCTGTGTTCATGTTTAGGACAAGGAATGGTTTAGACAGTAGCAGGCTTTGGTTAGAAGAGAAGATGGTTAAGAAAGATGATGAACAAGACAAGCTTGACTTCTCTCTCCTCATTTACGCCTGTAAGacttaa
- the LOC104786946 gene encoding tRNA dimethylallyltransferase 2-like, translated as MMLNPSNGGTEEEEKKMKKAKVIVIMGPTGSGKSKLAVDLASHFPVEIINADAMQIYSGLDVLTNKVTIDEQKGVPHHLLGTVSPDLEFTAKDFRDFTVPLIKEIVSRNHIPVLVGGTNYYIQAVVSKFLLDDASEDTEECCSDVASVVDKGLDVESVCGRDDLSHGYDLLKELDPVAANRIHPNNHRKINRFLSLHASKGVLPSKLYQGKAAENWGCIDASRFDYCLICMDAETPVLDRYVEQRVDSMVEAGLLDEVYDIYKPGADYTRGLRQSIGVREFEDSLKMHLSGRHAEQLTNSSRDDKAMKESLRKTLKFPKDDKLRIMLEEAIDRVKLNTRRLVRRQKRRVSRLETVFGWNIHYIDATEYILSKAEESWDAQVIKPASEIIRCFLMTGTDTGRDLTSGKSLERDLWSQYVCEACGNKVLRGRHEWEQHQQGRTHRKRTTRLRMAQTLKSRDKQEEPIHE; from the exons ATGATGTTAAACCCTAGCAATGGCGGAAccgaggaagaggagaagaagatgaagaaggcgAAGGTGATTGTGATAATGGGTCCAACAGGGTCTGGGAAATCTAAGCTTGCCGTTGATTTGGCGTCTCATTTCCCGGTGGAGATTATAAACGCTGACGCAATGCAGATTTACTCTGGACTCGACGTTCTCACCAATAAGGTCACCATCGACGAGCAGAAAG GAGTGCCTCATCATTTACTTGGGACAGTGAGCCCAGATTTGGAGTTCACAGCTAAGGATTTTAGAGACTTCACTGTTCCA cTTATTAAAGAGATCGTTTCTCGCAATCACATTCCAGTTCTTGTTGGAGGaacaaattattatatacaG GCTGTTGTGAGTAAATTTCTTCTTGATGATGCATCAGAAGATACGGAGGAGTGTTGTTCAGATGTTGCTTCAG TGGTTGACAAAGGCTTGGATGTTGAGTCTGTCTGCGGGAGAGATGATTTGAGCCATGGATATGACCTTCTAAAAGAGCTTGATCCTGTGGCAGCAAACAGAATTCACCCCAATAATCACCGAAAA ATTAATCGATTCCTGAGCTTGCATGCTAGTAAAGGAGTTCTTCCAAGCAAGCTATATCAGGGAAAGGCTGCAGAG AACTGGGGCTGCATCGATGCCTCTCGTTTTGATTACTGTTTGATATGTATGGACGCGGAAACCCCGGTACTGGACAGATATGTTGAACAAAGAGTCGATTCCATGGTAGAAGCTGGACTACTCGATGAAGTATATGACATCTATAAACCAGGAGCCGACTATACTAGAGGCTTAAGGCAATCGATAGGCGTCAGAGAGTTTGAAGATTCCCTGAAAATGCATCTCTCTGGGAGACATGCTGAACAGTTAACGAACTCAAGCAGAGATGATAAGGCTATGAAGGAGAGTTTGAGGAAGACTCTGAAATTCCCGAAAGATGACAAGTTGAGGATTATGTTAGAGGAAGCAATTGATAGGGTGAAGTTAAATACCAGAAGGCTCGTTCGTCGTCAA AAAAGGAGAGTGAGTAGGCTAGAAACTGTCTTTGGCTGGAATATTCATTACATTGATGCAACAGAGTACATATTAA GCAAAGCTGAAGAGTCATGGGATGCACAAGTGATTAAACCTGCTTCAGAGATTATCCGGTGTTTCCTGATGACAGGAACTGATACGGGTCGTGATTTAACATCAGGAAAGTCGCTTGAAAGAGATCTATGGAGTCAATATGTTTGTGAG GCTTGTGGAAACAAGGTACTAAGAGGAAGACACGAGTGGGAGCAACATCAACAAGGTCGTACACATCGTAAGAGAACCACTCGACTCAGAATGGCCCAAACTTTGAAAAGTAGAGATAAGCAAGAAGAACCAATTCATGAGTGA
- the LOC104786949 gene encoding uncharacterized protein ZK546.14-like, with protein MKKKREKRSIKSDGTFDMVHRHGEFSDKLINLISARFYLYDEDTEKKWFQGLSKAGKADAKRETIENLKKAKRDRFDPEKSVLTTLDLQKQKLEKEKEKSGNETDTIKPMFRGLQENDTFEKMRQRRLENNKRKRGSASEELNVVEEAVKDLTYGYVKIGDDNDEEYGKNRKKKRVSKAKELEMAIELKSLKKDPENGDVVAKKHSWQAAIKRAAGIKVRDDPKRLKQRIRKEKKRREKSAEKWKERVEVQQKVRVEMLT; from the coding sequence atgaagaagaaaagggagaaaCGTAGTATTAAATCAGACGGCACTTTCGATATGGTTCATCGTCATGGCGAATTCTCAGACAAGTTAATAAACCTCATCTCTGCAAGATTCTATCTGTATGATGAGGATACAGAGAAGAAGTGGTTTCAAGGTCTTAGCAAGGCAGGAAAAGCTGATGCTAAAAGAGAAACAATTGAAAACTTAAAGAAGGCAAAGAGAGATAGGTTTGACCCTGAAAAGTCTGTTTTGACCACTCTTGATTTGCAGAAACAGAAGCTggagaaggaaaaggaaaaatccGGTAATGAGACAGATACTATAAAGCCAATGTTTCGTGGCTTGCAAGAAAACGATACGTTTGAGAAGATGAGACAACGTCGTCTTGAGAATAATAAGAGGAAGAGAGGCTCGGCTTCTGAGGAGTTGAATGTTGTTGAAGAAGCTGTGAAGGATCTTACATATGGTTATGTCAAGATTGGGGACGATAATGATGAGGAATACGGgaagaacagaaagaaaaagagagtttcTAAGGCGAAAGAGCTTGAAATGGCGATTGAGTTGAAGAGTTTAAAGAAAGATCCAGAGAATGGGGATGTTGTTGCAAAGAAACACTCATGGCAAGCGGCTATTAAGAGAGCTGCTGGTATCAAAGTTCGCGATGATCCAAAGCGGTTGAAGCAGAGAATCCGAAAGGAAAAGAAGAGGCGCGAGAAGAGCGCGGAGAAGTGGAAGGAAAGAGTTGAAGTGCAACAGAAGGTTAGGGTGGAGATGTTGacataa
- the LOC104786950 gene encoding uncharacterized protein LOC104786950: MATTRQILEQPQSPFIQRIKSSGNMSINGSPMIDDKEEELSQSAFALFKAKEDEIERRKMEVKDRVQTKLGLAEEATRKLAEIREELEALTDPMRKEISAIRKRVDTINRELKPLGQSCQRKEREFKEALEAYNEKNKEKSTFVSKLVELVTESEKLRMTKLEELSKSIEVSLR, translated from the exons ATGGCAACGACAAGACAGATCTTGGAACAGCCACAATCGCCATTTATTCAACGCATCAAGAGCTCAGGGAACATGAGCATCAATGGTAGCCCCATGATTGATGACAAAGAAGAGGAGCTTTCACAGTCTGCTTTTGCTTTGTTTAAGGCaaaagaagatgagattgaGAGGAGGAAGATGGAGGTTAAGGATAGGGTCCAGACAAAGCTTGGACTCGCCGAAGAAGCTACTAGAAAATTAGCCGAGATTCGAGAA GAGCTTGAAGCTCTTACCGATCCAATGAGAAAAGAGATATCAGCAATAAGGAAAAGAGTCGATACTATTAACCGAGAACTCAAGCCTTTAGGACAGAGTTGTCAGAGAAAg gAGAGAGAATTCAAAGAAGCCCTTGAAGCTTACAAtgagaagaacaaagagaaatctACATTTGTTAGCAAGCTAGTTGAG CTGGTTACCGAAAGCGAGAAACTACGGATGACAAAGCTGGAGGAACTCAGCAAAAGCATTGAAGTTTCTCTACGCTGA
- the LOC104786951 gene encoding uncharacterized protein At2g27730, mitochondrial, with the protein MAARNALRIVSRRFSSGKVLSEEEKAAENVFIKKMEQEKLEKIARQGPGEQAAGSASEAKAASGATSTASAESGPKVSEDKHRNYAVVAGVVTIFGAIGWYMKSGGKKQPEVQE; encoded by the exons ATGGCAGCCAGAAATGCTTTGAGAATTGTGTCTCGTAGGTTCTCTAGTGGCAAAGTTCTTAGCGAAGAGGAGAAAGCTGCTGAGAACGTTTTCATTAAG AAAATGGAGCAGGAGAAGCTTGAGAAGATAGCCAGACAG GGTCCGGGAGAACAAGCAGCAGGGTCAGCAAGTGAAGCAAAGGCGGCTAGTGGTGCAACATCAACAGCATCGGCTGAGTCAGGCCCAAAGGTGTCAGAAGACAAGCACAGAAACTATGCAGTGGTGGCAGGTGTGGTGACTATTTTCGGTGCAATTGGTTGGTACATGAAATCAGGTGGAAAGAAGCAGCCAGAGGTCCAAGAGTAA
- the LOC104786952 gene encoding 60S acidic ribosomal protein P2-1-like encodes MKVVAAFLLAVLSGKASPTSTDIKDILGSVGAETEDSQIELLLKEVKGKDLTELIAAGREKLASVPSGGGGVAMASAPSAGGGGGGAPAAESKKEEKKEEKEESDDDMGFSLFE; translated from the exons ATGAAGGTTGTCGCCGCGTTTTTGCTCGCCGTTTTGAGTGGGAAAGCTTCCCCAACCAGTACCGATATCAAGGATATTCTCGGATCAG TTGGTGCTGAGACAGAGGACTCTCAGATTGAGCTTTTGTTGAAGGAAGTGAAAGGAAAAGACTTGACTGAGCTTATTGCTGCTGGAAGGGAGAAGCTTGCTTCAGTGCcgtctggtggtggtggtgttgctATGGCTTCTGCTCCATCCGCtggaggaggaggcggtggtgCCCCTGCTGCTGAgtccaagaaagaagagaagaaggaagagaaggaagaatcCGATGAT GACATGGGTTTCAGTCTGTTCGAGTAA
- the LOC109132858 gene encoding probable F-box protein At5g47300, whose translation MSDLPKDLVEEILCRVPASYLSELRYTCKRWNRLFNKKRFTRKHLDKAAKQFLVLMSKQDRVCLISVNFCGVPSVEIKGEQRRMIGLDEFEIFKVSHCDSLLLCNNKKKNRIVVWNPCTGQTRWIQPTKIGSYALGSYQDQKYGDTSYKILSCCVYGDNNEFEILPKKKNEFEIYEFNTNSWRTLDVTLDCELDKCVPGMSLKGKTYWFASDEKEEQLGMFLVCFDYTTEIFDRLLFPCKCLYDEALSLSVVREEKLSVLLQRGGDTLRREIWVTNKIDEAKVVSWSKFLTVDMKPECSFGLTSFLVDEEKKSIVLCHLILRRNGVPSEQGVYIVGEDNNVKQVHSGFVSSLPNLFDYVPSLTQI comes from the coding sequence ATGTCGGATCTTCCCAAAGATTTGGTAGAAGAGATACTCTGTCGAGTTCCAGCCTCATACCTGAGCGAATTACGATATACATGCAAAAGATGGAACAGATTATTCAACAAGAAGAGATTCACAAGAAAGCATTTGGACAAAGCCGCAAAACAGTTTCTGGTTCTCATGTCGAAGCAGGATAGGGTTTGTTTGATAAGCGTCAATTTTTGTGGAGTTCCATCTGTAGAGATCAAAGGTGAACAACGGAGAATGATAGGTTTAGATGAGTTCGAGATTTTTAAAGTCTCTCACTGCGACAGTTTATTGttatgcaacaacaaaaaaaagaatagaatcgtggtttggaacccgtgTACTGGTCAAACCAGGTGGATCCAACCAACAAAGATAGGTTCTTATGCTCTTGGATCCTACCAAGACCAGAAATATGGCGATACTAGCTACAAGATCTTGTCTTGTTGTGTATATGGCGACAATAACGAGTTcgaaattttaccaaaaaaaaagaacgagtTCGAAATCTATGAGTTCAACACTAATTCATGGAGGACTCTTGATGTTACTTTGGATTGTGAATTGGACAAATGTGTTCCTGGCATGTCTTTGAAGGGAAAGACTTACTGGTTTGCTTCAGATGAAAAGGAGGAACAGCTCGGCATGTTTTTAGTATGTTTTGATTATACAACAGAAATATTCGACCGTTTGCTTTTTCCATGTAAGTGTCTTTATGATGAAGCCTTATCTCTATCCGTTGTTAGAGAAGAGAAACTTTCTGTGTTATTACAGCGTGGAGGAGATACATTAAGAAGAGAGATATGGGTAACAAATAAGATTGATGAGGCCAAAGTTGTGTCGTGGAGCAAGTTCTTAACAGTGGATATGAAACCTGAATGTAGTTTCGGCCTCACAAGTTTCTTGGTGGATGAGGAGAAGAAATCTATTGTTTTGTGTCATTTGATATTGCGGCGAAATGGAGTCCCCAGCGAACAGGGGGTATACATTGTTGGAGAGGACAATAACGTAAAACAGGTGCATTCTGGATTCGTATCATCTTTGCcaaatttgtttgattatgttccaagtttgacTCAAATCTAG